The following are from one region of the Sphaerochaeta sp. genome:
- a CDS encoding elongation factor P--(R)-beta-lysine ligase, producing the protein MRTEMIKRRSQLLRAMRNFFDAKGYLEVDTPSLSPDLIPEPTIQNFETTFSNEFVGSRNLYLIPSPEVFMKRLIADGSGSIYQFCHCFRNDEQIGENHNPEFTMLEYYTVGFDEQDSIPLTEELVATSSPKDADQAVLPPFRRITMKEAMWEYAHVDLDACQKQSALAEECRKHGLMAPTSPESWEETFNRLFLTLVEPNLPQDKPLVLDRYPAQIDCLAKRDGAYRKRWEMYMKGVEIANCYDEERDVETVRAYYEKEYARLVDERAKSGQAIPDVDPAFADIFAHFPQTSGVAMGIDRLLMVQSGAHQLGDLILFPFSAMLSSGKKTN; encoded by the coding sequence ATGCGTACCGAGATGATCAAACGCCGGAGCCAACTGCTCCGAGCCATGCGGAATTTCTTTGATGCCAAAGGATATCTGGAAGTGGATACCCCCAGTCTCTCGCCGGATCTGATCCCCGAGCCGACCATCCAGAACTTTGAGACGACCTTCTCCAACGAGTTCGTCGGTAGCAGGAACCTGTACTTGATCCCCAGCCCGGAAGTGTTCATGAAACGCCTGATCGCCGACGGCTCCGGTTCGATCTACCAGTTCTGCCACTGCTTTCGCAACGACGAGCAGATCGGGGAGAACCACAACCCGGAGTTCACCATGTTGGAGTACTACACCGTCGGGTTCGACGAACAGGATTCCATTCCCCTTACCGAAGAGCTGGTTGCAACTTCCAGTCCGAAGGATGCCGACCAGGCGGTGCTTCCTCCGTTTCGGCGCATCACGATGAAGGAAGCGATGTGGGAGTACGCCCACGTCGACCTGGATGCCTGCCAAAAGCAGAGCGCCCTTGCCGAGGAGTGCCGAAAGCACGGCCTGATGGCACCCACCAGCCCGGAAAGCTGGGAAGAGACGTTCAACCGGCTGTTCCTCACCTTGGTGGAACCCAACCTCCCCCAGGACAAGCCGCTGGTCTTGGACCGCTACCCGGCCCAGATCGACTGTCTGGCCAAACGGGACGGCGCCTACCGCAAGCGCTGGGAGATGTACATGAAAGGCGTGGAGATCGCCAATTGCTACGACGAGGAGCGGGATGTGGAGACGGTGCGCGCCTACTATGAGAAGGAATACGCCCGTCTGGTGGACGAGCGCGCCAAGAGTGGACAAGCCATCCCCGACGTGGATCCCGCCTTCGCCGATATCTTCGCCCATTTTCCCCAGACCAGCGGGGTCGCCATGGGGATCGACCGTCTGTTGATGGTCCAAAGCGGAGCTCATCAGCTGGGGGATTTGATTCTTTTCCCCTTCTCTGCTATGCTATCTTCCGGCAAAAAAACCAATTAG
- the efp gene encoding elongation factor P — protein sequence MSMKAGQIDKGTALLVKGQPYVVVEREFVNPGKGSAFVRIKMKSPTTGQTLSDTIKTQDTVEDISVEDRDCQYLYQDGELFHFQNTTTFEEVTCPMTTFPDYQYLMKEGDTYRCTFWEDELLDIQIPSKVVYTVAEAEEAVRGDTVTGTTKNAVTDTGLKVRVPIFIKAGEKIRVNTETKEYLERVND from the coding sequence ATGTCAATGAAAGCAGGTCAGATCGACAAGGGAACCGCACTTCTGGTGAAGGGTCAGCCGTACGTCGTCGTGGAACGTGAGTTTGTGAACCCGGGCAAAGGCTCGGCGTTTGTTCGTATCAAGATGAAGAGCCCCACGACCGGCCAGACGCTCTCTGATACCATCAAGACCCAGGATACGGTGGAAGACATCTCCGTCGAGGACCGCGACTGCCAGTACCTGTATCAGGATGGTGAATTGTTCCATTTCCAGAACACCACCACGTTCGAGGAAGTGACGTGCCCGATGACCACCTTCCCCGATTACCAGTATCTGATGAAGGAAGGCGATACGTATCGCTGCACCTTCTGGGAAGATGAGCTTCTGGACATCCAGATCCCCAGCAAGGTGGTCTACACCGTCGCTGAGGCGGAGGAAGCGGTCCGTGGCGACACCGTCACCGGGACGACGAAGAACGCCGTCACCGACACCGGTCTGAAAGTCCGCGTCCCGATCTTCATCAAGGCGGGAGAAAAGATCCGTGTCAACACGGAAACGAAAGAATACCTGGAAAGGGTGAACGACTAA
- a CDS encoding manganese efflux pump MntP family protein: MGILDFILLGVSLSMDAFAIALCKGLCMHGGIKYRDALVISGFFGFFQFLMPVIGWALGVRFEKYITSIDHWIAFALLGYLGGKMLWDAKHEKVEDASSCPTDPKLDMKELLLMAIATSIDALAVGITLAFLSVNIWQASSIIGVTTFIISFAGVAIGNRFGTKFQKGAKVLGGCMLILIGTKILLEHLGILSF, from the coding sequence ATGGGAATACTTGACTTCATTTTGCTTGGTGTAAGCCTCTCCATGGACGCGTTTGCCATCGCCCTGTGCAAGGGACTGTGCATGCATGGCGGCATCAAGTACCGGGATGCATTGGTCATTTCGGGATTCTTCGGGTTCTTCCAGTTCCTCATGCCAGTCATCGGCTGGGCGCTGGGTGTCCGCTTTGAGAAATACATCACCAGCATCGACCACTGGATCGCCTTCGCCCTGCTTGGGTATCTGGGAGGCAAGATGCTGTGGGACGCCAAGCATGAGAAGGTGGAGGACGCCTCCTCCTGCCCCACCGATCCCAAACTGGATATGAAGGAACTGCTGTTGATGGCCATCGCCACCTCCATCGACGCGCTGGCCGTCGGCATCACGCTGGCATTCCTTTCGGTGAACATCTGGCAGGCTTCGTCCATCATCGGGGTCACCACATTCATCATCTCGTTCGCCGGGGTGGCCATCGGCAACCGGTTCGGCACCAAATTCCAAAAAGGAGCAAAAGTTCTTGGCGGATGCATGTTGATCCTGATCGGCACCAAAATCCTGCTTGAGCATCTGGGAATCCTTAGTTTTTGA
- a CDS encoding bile acid:sodium symporter family protein: MEVLKKISSFVGKWMAIIAFVIAAFALFVPTAFTGWLTTKWVNPLLMLVMFGMGLTIKPSDFAVVFKRPRDIIIGFCAQFGIMPLLAWMLGKAFHLPPELLIGVVLVGTCPGGTSSNVMTYLSKGDVPLSVGMTCVSTLLAPIMTPLITYLILRQTVEVNILAMFLSIVKVVLIPIGLGLLINHFFEKQTQDAVAVLPLISVTAIVMIIAAVVSANSKAIMGSSAIVFVVVILHNILGYALGFGLASLLHLPLAKKKALSIEVGMQNSGLAVSLAKTSFAAYPLATGTGRLSSVSGTTSPEPFWPTSTTGSSKSRRRWRSPRRKP; this comes from the coding sequence ATGGAAGTCTTGAAAAAGATCAGTAGTTTCGTGGGCAAATGGATGGCGATCATCGCGTTCGTCATCGCCGCATTCGCCCTGTTCGTTCCGACGGCATTCACCGGTTGGCTGACCACCAAATGGGTCAATCCGCTGTTGATGCTCGTCATGTTCGGTATGGGATTGACCATCAAACCCAGCGATTTCGCCGTGGTGTTCAAACGCCCCAGGGACATCATCATTGGGTTCTGCGCCCAGTTCGGCATCATGCCGCTCCTTGCATGGATGCTTGGCAAAGCGTTCCACCTGCCCCCTGAACTTCTCATTGGTGTTGTATTGGTCGGCACCTGCCCGGGAGGAACGTCCAGCAACGTGATGACCTATCTGTCCAAAGGGGACGTTCCCCTCTCCGTCGGCATGACCTGCGTCTCCACGCTGCTCGCGCCGATCATGACGCCGCTGATCACCTATCTGATCCTCCGACAGACCGTTGAAGTCAACATCCTGGCCATGTTTCTTTCCATCGTGAAAGTGGTGTTGATCCCTATCGGACTGGGTCTTCTCATCAACCATTTCTTTGAGAAGCAGACACAGGACGCCGTGGCCGTCCTGCCGTTGATCTCCGTCACCGCAATCGTCATGATCATCGCGGCGGTCGTTTCGGCCAACAGCAAAGCCATCATGGGATCCAGCGCCATCGTGTTCGTCGTCGTGATCCTCCACAATATCCTGGGATATGCGTTGGGCTTCGGCCTTGCCTCGTTGCTCCACCTGCCGCTTGCCAAGAAGAAAGCGTTGTCCATCGAGGTGGGCATGCAGAACAGCGGACTCGCCGTCAGCTTGGCCAAGACCAGTTTCGCCGCCTATCCGCTGGCGACCGGTACCGGGCGCCTGTCTTCAGTGTCTGGCACAACATCTCCGGAGCCATTCTGGCCAACATCTACAACCGGTTCGTCGAAGAGCCGAAGAAGGTGGAGGTCCCCGCGAAGGAAACCGTAG
- a CDS encoding ATP-binding cassette domain-containing protein, producing MDNGRKRIIRKIENDNDTVESSFFNVASLIMGGRQTMATEELRRQSARTSVEELCRYFHVPYAKSADRLDDVDVQIDRMLRPAGYMRRAVTLDASWWKNSRSAMLCHAKDGTTVALIPRSYSGYTFFDYSQGKRLKVDAQTASLLTEKAVMFYRPLPQRALSRHDLFSFFLTLSNGRDYLLFLLLALALTALSLVMPWAIRFLFSKLVPVGEVSLVVTLFLMLSGVAVSQALVGVSRDLVRSRISLGVEDGFQSAVMARMMYFPSSFFSRYSSGELTEVTDAFNRLPSLMANLLLGSGLTVLLSLVYLAQIHLFGPYLVVPALTVLVVQLVLSVISIVLFQGIQDKKIRLESKLYAFVYNLYSGIQKVKNAGAEKRAFGRWASLYKEAQEPEYGMPVFLRVSQVIIGAVSLLGTIWFAFVGVTRNVSVPDFVAFNLVYGLLSGALLSFVQLASVFAQIRPALKIGKPLMETVPELTSGKQFVEEVAGKIEVNNVSFRYEDQNTKVFDDLSLTIQPGQYVAFVGRTGCGKSTLIRLLLGFGKPQEGAIYYDGKDINTLDLPSLRSHIGVVLQNGKLFSGDILSNITIMDSSISDDEVWRAAEIAGIADDIRRMPMGMYTHISEGSRRYFRRSETADHDRPGTGFPSVRVDLRRGDERLGLSDAEEGFRIIGKALLHPYHCGPSAFHHPPVRSDLCLGWREDCGGRNVR from the coding sequence ATGGACAACGGACGCAAGCGGATCATTCGGAAGATCGAAAACGACAACGACACGGTGGAGAGTTCGTTCTTCAATGTCGCGTCCCTGATCATGGGCGGCAGGCAGACGATGGCCACCGAAGAACTCAGGCGGCAGAGCGCCCGTACGTCGGTGGAGGAGCTGTGCCGGTATTTTCATGTTCCCTATGCAAAGAGCGCCGACCGGCTGGATGACGTGGATGTGCAGATCGATCGGATGCTTCGACCCGCCGGGTACATGCGACGCGCGGTGACGTTGGATGCGTCGTGGTGGAAAAACAGCCGTTCCGCCATGCTCTGCCATGCCAAGGATGGCACGACCGTCGCCTTGATCCCCCGCTCCTACAGCGGGTACACCTTCTTTGATTATTCCCAAGGTAAACGGCTCAAGGTCGATGCCCAGACGGCGTCCCTGTTGACGGAGAAAGCGGTGATGTTCTATCGTCCGCTTCCCCAGCGGGCGCTCTCCCGTCATGATCTCTTCTCGTTCTTCCTGACGTTGTCCAACGGACGGGACTACCTGTTGTTCCTGCTTCTTGCCTTGGCGTTGACAGCCCTGTCGTTGGTCATGCCGTGGGCGATCCGTTTCCTGTTTTCCAAACTGGTGCCGGTCGGTGAGGTTTCCCTGGTCGTCACGCTGTTTTTGATGCTCAGTGGCGTCGCCGTCTCCCAGGCGTTGGTGGGCGTCAGCCGGGATTTGGTGCGCAGTCGGATTTCCCTGGGGGTGGAGGATGGGTTCCAGAGTGCCGTCATGGCTCGCATGATGTATTTCCCGTCTTCCTTTTTCTCCCGCTACTCCAGCGGAGAACTGACCGAGGTTACCGACGCGTTCAACCGGCTTCCGTCCCTGATGGCAAATCTGCTTCTTGGCTCCGGCTTGACGGTGCTGCTCAGTCTGGTCTATCTGGCCCAGATTCATCTGTTCGGGCCCTACCTGGTTGTTCCTGCCCTGACGGTCCTCGTCGTCCAGTTGGTCCTGTCGGTGATCAGCATCGTGCTGTTCCAAGGGATCCAGGACAAGAAAATCCGGTTGGAGAGCAAGTTGTACGCATTCGTTTACAACTTGTATTCCGGTATCCAGAAAGTAAAGAACGCCGGTGCAGAGAAACGGGCGTTCGGCAGGTGGGCATCATTGTACAAGGAGGCGCAGGAACCGGAATACGGAATGCCGGTGTTCCTGCGCGTCTCCCAGGTGATCATCGGAGCCGTCTCCCTGCTTGGAACGATCTGGTTCGCGTTCGTCGGCGTGACGAGAAATGTCAGCGTGCCGGATTTCGTGGCGTTCAATTTGGTCTATGGATTGCTCAGTGGAGCGTTGCTTTCGTTCGTCCAGCTTGCTTCGGTGTTCGCCCAGATCAGACCGGCGCTGAAGATCGGCAAACCCTTGATGGAAACGGTGCCGGAACTGACCAGCGGCAAGCAGTTTGTGGAAGAGGTTGCCGGGAAGATCGAGGTGAACAACGTCAGTTTCCGGTATGAGGACCAGAACACCAAGGTGTTTGATGACCTCAGCCTGACCATCCAGCCTGGACAGTACGTCGCGTTCGTCGGACGGACCGGGTGTGGCAAGAGCACGTTGATCCGTTTGCTGCTCGGTTTCGGCAAACCGCAGGAGGGAGCCATCTACTACGACGGCAAGGACATCAACACGTTGGATCTTCCTTCCCTTCGCTCCCACATCGGCGTGGTGTTGCAGAACGGCAAGCTGTTCTCCGGGGACATCCTGTCCAACATCACCATCATGGACAGCAGCATCTCGGACGACGAGGTGTGGCGCGCGGCGGAGATCGCCGGCATTGCCGACGACATCCGGCGGATGCCGATGGGCATGTACACCCACATCAGTGAAGGTTCCCGGCGGTATTTCCGGAGGTCAGAAACAGCGGATCATGATCGCCCGGGCACTGGTTTCCCATCCGTCCGTGTTGATCTTCGACGAGGCGATGAGCGCCTTGGATTATCTGACGCAGAAGAAGGTTTCCGAATCATTGGAAAAGCTCTCCTGCACCCGTATCATTGTGGCCCATCGGCTTTCCACCATCCGCCAGTGCGATCGGATCTTTGTCTTGGATGGAGGGAGGATTGCGGAGGAAGGAACGTTCGATGA
- a CDS encoding ATP-binding cassette domain-containing protein, with product MRNGKVQEGEELTPLEGNIDVKGLQFGYSRMLPPVIPSLDLSIKKGQTIALVGPTGSGKSTLAKLILGLYQPWSGDIRFDGKLRREYPREVMTSSIAVIDQDCKMFEGTLMENLKLWDDTIEDSTVIQACRDAMIHGDIMLRQGGYSCRVAEDGRNFSGGQLQRFEIARVLASSPSILLLDEATSALDADTEYQVMRNIKAHGVTMLVISHRLSAIRDSDEIIVLDHGQIVERGRHEELFKAGGLYSHLVTVE from the coding sequence TTGAGGAACGGAAAGGTCCAGGAAGGTGAGGAACTCACCCCGTTGGAAGGGAACATCGATGTGAAGGGACTGCAGTTCGGCTACAGCAGGATGCTGCCACCGGTGATCCCGTCGCTGGATCTTTCCATCAAGAAGGGACAGACCATCGCCTTGGTCGGGCCGACGGGAAGTGGCAAATCCACGCTGGCCAAGTTGATCCTTGGGTTGTACCAGCCGTGGAGCGGGGATATCCGCTTTGACGGAAAACTGCGCAGGGAGTATCCCCGTGAGGTGATGACCTCTTCCATCGCGGTGATCGACCAGGATTGCAAGATGTTCGAAGGGACGTTGATGGAGAATCTGAAGCTGTGGGATGACACCATCGAGGATTCCACGGTGATCCAGGCGTGCCGGGACGCCATGATCCATGGCGACATCATGCTCCGGCAGGGTGGGTACAGTTGTCGGGTGGCCGAGGATGGCCGGAACTTCTCCGGAGGACAGTTGCAACGGTTTGAGATCGCCAGGGTGCTTGCCTCATCCCCTTCCATCTTGTTGCTGGATGAGGCCACCAGCGCGCTGGACGCTGATACGGAATACCAGGTGATGCGCAACATCAAGGCCCATGGCGTGACGATGCTGGTGATCAGCCACCGGCTCTCCGCCATTCGGGACAGTGACGAGATCATTGTTCTCGATCATGGACAGATCGTCGAACGGGGAAGGCACGAAGAACTGTTCAAGGCAGGTGGGTTGTATTCCCACCTGGTCACGGTGGAGTAG
- a CDS encoding cysteine peptidase family C39 domain-containing protein yields the protein MGGRMVRVPQVMQMEAEECGAACLDMVCCFYHKWLPLEQVRLDCGVSRDGANALAMVKTARLYGLGPKAVSCNLQYLKEKAKLPAILHWEFNHFVVLAGFFRGKAVINDPAVGRRTVTMQQLSDSFTGICLEFSPDETFVPEGKKPSVWRFIGSRIAGIRRSLVFVMLATLLSSATAVVMPAFYRFYLDRILGKDKPGYLSPFLMALLLLIIFQVVASLLDEVAIRKFRGKLTILSNVKFMWHSLCLPLSFFSQRSSVDVAARQTENDEVSSTITTKLAPLLVNLVMICVYLYLMVSYSVPLALVALCATGVNLIAGKIASAGRIAYSNATMINQSKLRSTTVSGIDMIDTIKASGAENGFFNRWAGMRSLLTRTTVSFARRNAVTNAVPMLVHRLSELIVLALGSEMIINGQMTVGMLMAFQAFMNQFLAPAENLLADQQSLEEMATSVERIWDVMDYPEDPLLEERKGPGR from the coding sequence ATGGGCGGAAGAATGGTTCGGGTTCCCCAGGTGATGCAGATGGAAGCGGAGGAGTGCGGCGCCGCGTGTCTGGACATGGTCTGCTGCTTCTACCACAAATGGTTGCCGCTCGAGCAGGTCAGGCTGGACTGTGGCGTCAGCCGTGATGGCGCAAACGCGCTTGCCATGGTCAAGACAGCCCGTTTGTACGGGCTTGGACCGAAAGCCGTATCCTGCAATCTGCAATATCTGAAGGAAAAGGCAAAGCTTCCCGCCATCCTCCACTGGGAATTCAACCATTTTGTCGTGCTTGCGGGATTCTTCCGGGGTAAAGCGGTGATCAACGATCCTGCGGTAGGCCGTCGCACCGTGACGATGCAGCAACTCTCCGATTCGTTTACCGGCATCTGTCTGGAGTTCTCCCCTGACGAAACATTTGTCCCCGAGGGGAAAAAGCCCAGTGTGTGGCGGTTCATCGGTTCCCGAATCGCCGGCATACGCCGTTCCCTGGTATTTGTCATGCTGGCCACGTTGCTCTCTTCCGCTACGGCGGTGGTGATGCCGGCGTTCTACCGATTCTATCTTGACCGGATCCTGGGAAAGGATAAACCGGGGTATCTGTCCCCATTCCTGATGGCCCTCCTGCTGTTGATCATCTTCCAGGTGGTGGCATCCTTGTTGGACGAGGTGGCCATCCGGAAGTTCCGGGGAAAACTGACCATTCTGTCCAATGTGAAGTTCATGTGGCACAGCCTCTGCCTGCCGCTTTCATTCTTTTCCCAGCGCTCCAGCGTGGATGTGGCGGCCCGTCAAACCGAAAATGACGAGGTGTCCTCCACCATCACCACCAAACTGGCTCCGTTGTTGGTCAACCTGGTGATGATCTGCGTGTACCTGTATCTGATGGTTTCCTACAGTGTCCCGTTGGCGTTGGTGGCGTTGTGCGCCACAGGCGTCAACCTGATCGCCGGAAAGATTGCTTCGGCAGGCCGTATCGCCTATTCCAACGCCACGATGATCAACCAGTCGAAGCTTCGTTCCACCACGGTCAGCGGCATCGACATGATCGATACGATCAAGGCAAGCGGCGCGGAGAACGGGTTCTTCAACCGATGGGCCGGCATGCGGAGCCTGTTGACCCGGACGACCGTTTCGTTTGCCCGGCGTAACGCCGTCACCAATGCCGTTCCCATGCTGGTGCACCGTCTTTCCGAACTCATCGTACTCGCCTTGGGCTCGGAGATGATCATCAACGGGCAGATGACGGTGGGTATGCTGATGGCCTTCCAGGCGTTCATGAACCAGTTCCTCGCCCCGGCGGAGAACCTCCTGGCGGACCAGCAGAGTCTGGAGGAGATGGCCACTTCGGTGGAACGGATCTGGGACGTGATGGATTATCCGGAGGATCCGTTGCTTGAGGAACGGAAAGGTCCAGGAAGGTGA
- a CDS encoding MFS transporter: MQQEAKKKKDLKGYYLTTFLIGLGFFTMGLMDPLYDTYVPIFLGKFIQRNSVIGTIMTLDNILAIFLIPVFSTLSDHTHTRIGRRMPYIITCLPISAVAYALMPYAALKSLVLLVTLIFILNLFKQAVRGPVVALMPDMIPGDLRSEANGVINTMGGIATIVGTVGLARLMNVPVSVPGFAEKQTGILAFPFASLLVLLAVLLLFLFVKESKGQGGGQASEKREPIWASIKAVVGEKDKSALFILLSLLFWFIGYQGILPFVGKYSLEVLHTSKGTASLAAGMVGIAYALFAIPSGRFAHLHGRKKTIRGALVCLVVVLLLIFIQGGLSLSSSVAKYTFWLLLFLFGIFWVTVVTNSFPMLWQMSTYETVGIYTGLYYFFSQLASIISPPIAGACIDRFGYRSLFIYGCVSMLVAFFLMAKVDKGEPEDANA, from the coding sequence ATGCAGCAGGAAGCGAAAAAAAAGAAAGATCTGAAAGGGTACTATCTGACCACGTTCCTCATTGGGTTGGGTTTCTTCACCATGGGGTTGATGGATCCCCTGTACGACACGTACGTGCCGATTTTCTTGGGAAAATTCATCCAACGGAACTCGGTGATCGGCACCATCATGACGTTGGACAACATCCTTGCCATCTTCTTGATTCCTGTGTTCAGCACCCTGTCCGACCATACCCATACCAGGATTGGGCGGCGCATGCCGTACATCATCACCTGCCTGCCCATCAGCGCGGTAGCCTATGCGTTGATGCCGTACGCGGCGTTGAAGAGCCTGGTGTTGCTGGTTACGTTGATTTTCATCCTGAATCTGTTCAAACAGGCCGTCAGGGGCCCGGTCGTCGCCCTGATGCCTGACATGATCCCCGGAGACCTTCGCAGTGAGGCCAACGGGGTGATCAACACCATGGGGGGCATCGCCACCATCGTCGGTACGGTAGGGCTCGCCCGGCTGATGAACGTGCCGGTCTCTGTGCCTGGGTTCGCGGAGAAGCAGACCGGCATTCTGGCGTTCCCGTTCGCGTCCCTGTTGGTGTTGCTCGCCGTGTTGCTGCTGTTCCTGTTCGTCAAGGAATCCAAGGGGCAGGGAGGCGGTCAGGCCTCTGAGAAACGGGAACCGATCTGGGCTTCCATCAAGGCGGTGGTTGGGGAGAAGGACAAGAGCGCGTTGTTCATTCTCCTTTCCCTGTTGTTCTGGTTCATTGGGTATCAGGGGATTCTGCCGTTCGTCGGCAAGTATTCTCTGGAAGTGCTGCATACCAGCAAGGGAACGGCATCCCTGGCTGCCGGCATGGTGGGCATCGCCTACGCGCTGTTCGCCATTCCTTCCGGACGCTTCGCCCACCTGCACGGCAGGAAGAAGACGATCCGCGGCGCGTTGGTCTGCCTGGTGGTTGTCCTCCTGTTGATCTTCATCCAAGGGGGGCTTTCCCTCTCTTCGTCCGTGGCAAAATACACGTTCTGGTTGCTGCTGTTCCTGTTTGGCATCTTCTGGGTCACTGTGGTGACCAACAGCTTCCCGATGCTCTGGCAGATGTCCACCTATGAAACGGTGGGGATCTACACCGGGTTGTACTACTTCTTCAGCCAGCTGGCGTCGATCATCTCGCCGCCCATCGCCGGGGCGTGTATCGACCGCTTCGGCTATCGTTCCTTGTTCATCTACGGTTGCGTCTCCATGCTGGTGGCGTTCTTCCTGATGGCCAAGGTGGACAAAGGCGAACCGGAGGATGCCAATGCCTGA
- a CDS encoding KamA family radical SAM protein, which translates to MRISTRWKKVSHSVTSRLIHRYRSRVAFLVTDICPMYCRHCFRRRFTGTFQGPASEKEMEEAAAYCKAHPEVTEILFTGGDMMTLSDQAIDRMITIFRTARADLVIRLCTRICVSQPQRVTDSLVEMITSHHTAPFYVMTQFNHPRELTDAAREAVARFVDHGIPAMNQTVLLRGVNDAPDVLEELCNKLVANRIKPYYLFQGDLVSGTDYFRVPLARGMEIEQELRRRLSGLAMPVYAADLPHGGGKIPLCQSYIVSQEDGVWTFRTPEGGIRHYRDPQT; encoded by the coding sequence ATGAGGATCTCGACCCGTTGGAAGAAGGTGAGCCACAGCGTCACCAGTCGCCTGATCCATCGCTACCGCAGCCGTGTGGCGTTCCTGGTGACCGACATCTGCCCGATGTACTGCAGGCACTGTTTCCGCCGACGCTTCACCGGGACGTTCCAAGGACCGGCAAGCGAAAAGGAAATGGAGGAAGCAGCCGCATACTGCAAGGCCCACCCGGAAGTGACGGAAATCCTGTTCACCGGTGGGGACATGATGACCCTCTCCGACCAGGCGATCGACCGGATGATCACCATCTTCCGTACGGCGCGAGCCGATCTGGTCATCCGGCTCTGTACCCGCATCTGCGTCTCCCAGCCCCAGCGGGTGACGGACAGCCTGGTGGAAATGATCACCTCCCACCACACCGCCCCCTTCTATGTAATGACCCAGTTCAACCATCCCCGGGAACTGACCGACGCGGCGCGTGAAGCCGTCGCCCGGTTCGTCGACCATGGGATTCCCGCGATGAACCAGACAGTGTTGCTCCGTGGTGTGAATGATGCCCCTGATGTGCTGGAAGAACTCTGCAACAAACTGGTTGCAAACCGAATCAAACCGTACTACCTGTTCCAGGGGGATCTGGTTTCCGGTACGGATTATTTCCGCGTTCCACTGGCCCGCGGCATGGAGATCGAGCAGGAACTCAGACGGAGGCTTTCCGGCCTGGCCATGCCGGTCTACGCAGCCGATCTCCCCCATGGCGGCGGAAAAATCCCCCTCTGCCAGTCATACATTGTCTCCCAGGAAGACGGAGTATGGACGTTCCGCACCCCGGAAGGTGGAATCCGTCATTACCGCGACCCGCAGACATGA
- the coaE gene encoding dephospho-CoA kinase (Dephospho-CoA kinase (CoaE) performs the final step in coenzyme A biosynthesis.), protein MVVVGLTGKACSGKNVIAGMLADKGWRIVDVDKLGHPILQQAADEVRRDFGPETIGPDGVVNRKALGALVFADPSKLKTLEAITHPRMVAECKRIIAEETASGGQVVVLNAALLSRMHLDGLCDLVVFVRVPWYIRYRRAQMRDGMDLARFRNRDASQKDIAIDTIAPGRKVVVLDNAGSLESIHRQVAALCDTITQAMGKDWQV, encoded by the coding sequence ATGGTGGTGGTTGGTTTGACCGGCAAAGCCTGTTCGGGGAAAAATGTCATTGCGGGGATGCTGGCGGACAAGGGATGGCGCATCGTCGATGTGGACAAGCTGGGGCATCCGATCCTCCAGCAGGCGGCCGACGAGGTGCGTCGGGATTTCGGACCGGAGACGATCGGTCCGGATGGTGTGGTGAACCGCAAGGCGTTGGGGGCGCTGGTGTTCGCCGATCCTTCCAAGCTGAAGACGCTGGAGGCCATCACCCATCCACGGATGGTCGCCGAATGCAAACGGATCATCGCTGAGGAGACCGCTTCCGGAGGACAGGTGGTCGTGTTGAACGCGGCGCTTTTGTCCCGGATGCACCTGGATGGACTTTGCGATCTTGTGGTGTTCGTGCGTGTGCCGTGGTACATCCGTTACCGTCGGGCCCAGATGCGTGACGGAATGGATCTTGCTCGGTTCCGTAACCGTGATGCGTCGCAAAAAGACATCGCCATCGACACCATCGCGCCAGGGCGCAAGGTGGTGGTTCTGGACAATGCGGGGAGTTTGGAGTCGATTCATCGACAAGTAGCGGCGTTGTGTGATACCATAACCCAAGCGATGGGCAAGGACTGGCAGGTATGA